Proteins encoded in a region of the uncultured Paludibaculum sp. genome:
- a CDS encoding multiheme c-type cytochrome, producing MLILAGQCATAQQSKTCAPCHPKEAQGHSHTLMARTLEPGGQAALLAAHPDLRLKLGSFDYRIYRAGAQSRYVVSDGVSSMEGVIAWAMGQGAAGQTYVLERGGKLYESRVSFYNDIKGLDATLGSPPGPPKNLEEAFGREMPALSVTECFQCHAADGPSTGAAPPKGTLAWTKALVPGVQCENCHKGAWKHAAARGAGDAKSARLPKLRESSTEELSDVCGACHRTWSHVQLNGPRGVANVRFQPYRIVLSKCYDALDRRIGCTACHDPHNRPEAAVVNYDAACRNCHGGQTSDGKPVAVCKVGTKQCASCHMPKYELPGSHFRFADHFIRIARPNETYPD from the coding sequence ATGCTGATTCTTGCGGGGCAGTGCGCGACGGCTCAGCAGTCGAAGACCTGCGCGCCGTGCCACCCGAAGGAGGCACAGGGACACTCGCATACGTTGATGGCGCGAACCCTGGAACCTGGCGGGCAAGCGGCGCTGCTGGCCGCGCATCCGGATCTGCGTCTGAAGCTTGGCTCCTTCGACTACCGGATTTACAGGGCCGGCGCGCAGAGCCGTTACGTCGTCAGCGATGGCGTGTCGTCGATGGAAGGCGTGATCGCGTGGGCCATGGGCCAGGGCGCGGCGGGCCAGACGTATGTGCTGGAGCGCGGCGGAAAGCTCTATGAGAGCAGGGTAAGCTTCTACAACGACATTAAGGGGCTGGACGCGACTCTGGGGTCGCCGCCGGGGCCGCCGAAGAATCTGGAGGAGGCGTTCGGGCGCGAGATGCCGGCGCTGAGCGTGACGGAGTGCTTCCAGTGCCACGCGGCGGACGGTCCGTCGACGGGTGCGGCGCCTCCGAAAGGAACTCTGGCGTGGACAAAGGCGCTGGTGCCGGGTGTGCAGTGCGAGAACTGCCACAAGGGCGCGTGGAAGCACGCTGCGGCACGCGGCGCCGGCGACGCGAAGTCGGCTCGGCTCCCCAAGCTGAGAGAGAGCAGCACCGAGGAGTTGTCGGATGTTTGTGGAGCGTGCCACAGGACGTGGTCGCACGTCCAGTTGAATGGGCCGCGCGGCGTCGCCAATGTCCGGTTTCAACCGTATCGGATCGTCCTGAGCAAGTGCTACGACGCGTTGGACCGGCGCATCGGATGCACGGCCTGCCACGATCCGCACAACCGCCCAGAAGCGGCGGTGGTGAACTATGATGCCGCCTGCCGGAACTGCCACGGCGGCCAGACGAGCGACGGGAAGCCGGTCGCGGTCTGCAAAGTAGGCACGAAGCAGTGCGCGAGTTGCCACATGCCGAAGTACGAACTGCCCGGCTCGCACTTC